GAGCTATGCCCTGTCCAAGGGACGCGGCGTGGCGGTCGCCTCGGCCACGGGGGTGGCTCTGGGAGATCTCATAGCCATGAGCGCCTCTCTCGCCGGGCTTGGCGCATTGGTGCTGGCCTCGGCCACGCTGTTTGCGGTCCTGAAATGGGTCGGTGCCGCCTATCTGCTGTGGCTGGGTTATCGCCTGTTTCGCAGTGCGGGCGGCGCCGGGCTGGCGCAGATGCGTGTCTCTCAGGATGTCAGCGCACGCTCCGTCTTGGCCCATACCGCCGCTGTCACCGCGCTGAACCCGAAATCGATCGCCTTCTTCATTGCATTTGTGCCGCAGTTCCTGCGGCCCGAAGCGCCGCTGCTGCCGCAATTCGCCATCCTGATCGCAACCTTTGTCGGGCTGGCCGCATTGAACGCACTTGCCTATGCGCTGCTGGCCGACCGGCTGCGCCGCTGGGTTGACCGGCCATCGGTGATTGCCGGACTGACGCGAACCGGCGGAGTGACCCTGATGGGCATGGGGCTTGCCACCGCCTTGCTGCGGCGCCCCGCCTAACTGTCCTGATGCGCCTTCATGAACTCGCGGATGAACCGGCGTATCTCGCGCGCGGCGCTGGTATCGAGCGCCTTGCA
The window above is part of the Ruegeria pomeroyi DSS-3 genome. Proteins encoded here:
- a CDS encoding LysE family translocator, with protein sequence MPLDLWLAFVAASTALLLIPGPTVLLVLSYALSKGRGVAVASATGVALGDLIAMSASLAGLGALVLASATLFAVLKWVGAAYLLWLGYRLFRSAGGAGLAQMRVSQDVSARSVLAHTAAVTALNPKSIAFFIAFVPQFLRPEAPLLPQFAILIATFVGLAALNALAYALLADRLRRWVDRPSVIAGLTRTGGVTLMGMGLATALLRRPA